From the Anaeromyxobacter dehalogenans 2CP-1 genome, the window GCGATGCGCCTGGTAGAAGCGCTCGCCACGAGCCAGCCGCCGAACGAGCGTCGTGGTCGCGTCGAGAATGAACAGGGCGAGGGCGAGCCCGACCACTTCCACGGGGAGCCTGCCGCCGTCGGCGACGAGCGGCAGGGACGCGAAGAAGAAGCCAAGCGCGGTGGACCCGACGTCCCCCATGAAGATGGACGCGGGCGGGAAGTTGAAGACGAGGAAACCGGCGGCGGCAGCCCCCATGAGCACGGCGAGCCCGCCGACGGCCGGAACGCCCATCCCGAAGGCCGCGACCGCGATCGCTGCGCTCGCGAGCACGGCCTGACCGCCAGCGAGTCCGTCGATCCCGTCCATGAAGTTGTAGAGGTTCGTCAGCCAGACAATCCAGAGCACCGACAGGACCGGCGCGAGCGGGCGAGCCGCCTCGGGCAGAAGCGACCACGCCACCCGCCCGCCATCCGCGGCCCCGAAGACGACCGCGCACGCGAGGACGACCTGGGCGCCGAAGCGCGTCCGGGCTCGCAGCGGGTGCAGATCATCCACGAGCCCGACGATTGCAACGAGCGCCGTGAGCGCCACGACGGCGATGACCCGTGCTCCGAGCTCTTCCACGACTGCGAGGGTGAGGGCCGCGGGAACGAACGCGGCCATGATGCCCATGCCGCCGAGCCGGGGCGTGGGTCGCACGTGCGCGCTCCGCTCGTTCGGTGCGTCGAGGAGATTCCGCCGGAGCGCGACCTGCTTCACCAACCAGGTCACCGCGACGGCGGCGACGAAGGTGAGGCACGCGAGCCCGAATTGCCAGGACATCATGTTCATTCCCCGCCACCTCGATCCAGGAACCAGCGAGCCGTGTCAGCGAGCCCCACCGAAACCGGAACCGGGGCGCGCCACCCGAGCTCCGCCTGGATCTTCGAGAGATCGACCGTGAGCGAACCGATCAACCGCCGAGCTGCGGCACCGAACCTCGGGAGGCGTCGCGCCAGCCAGAGCGCGCCCGGGGGCGCAGGGAAGAGGCGCGAGGGTCGTCCGAGCGCCCCGGCCAGCGTACGGAGCATCTCCGGGGTGGACAGGTCCTCGCCGTCGCTCACGAGATAGGTACGTCCGGCCGCGCGCGCGTCCGCCGCGCACGCCAGCAGCGCGTCCGCGAGATTCTCGACGTAGATCATGCTCCGCCGGTTTCGCACGTTCGCAAGCGGCAGCGGGATCCCGCGATCGACTGCTTTCAGCATCGCGCGGAAGTTGGCCCGTACCCCCGGCCCGTAGACCAGGGGAGGCCGAACGACGACGACGCCGAGGCCCGTCGCGGTGGCCACTGCATCGACGGCGCGCTCCGCCTCCAGCTTGCTGTGCCCGTATGGCTCGCCCGGCGCAGGCGCGTCGCTCTCCCGGTACGCCTCATCGCGTTCCTCGCCGTGCACCTTCACGGTGCTTACCAGCACGAAGCGGTGCACCCCGGCTGCCGCGGCGGCCTGCGCGAGACGCTCGGTTCCGAGCACGTTCACCCTGCGGAATTCCGAGAGTGGATCTCCGGACCGGTCGCGCATGACGTGCACCCGCGCTGCCAGGTGGATGATCGCATCGACCCCGTGGACGGCGGTCGTCCAGTCCGCCGATCCCAGATCCGCCACCACGTGCTCGTGCGCGTGCGGTGGTCTGGGCGACGAGGGGCTCCGCACCGCCGCGCGGACGCACCATCCGCGCTCCGCGGCGTTCCGGAGCACCGCCCGCCCAACGAACCCGCTCGCGCCGGTGACCAGTAGCCTCATCGCAGCCTGGCGGCTCATCGGATCGCGTAGAACTCGCGGTACCACTCCACGAGCTGGCGCAGGCCGTCCTCGAGCGATGTCCGCGGGCGGAAGTCGATGTCGTGCTCCAGATCGGACACGTCCGCGAAAGTCGCCGGCACGTCGCCGGCCTGCATCGGCAGCATCTGCTTCTCCGCCTCGCGCCCGAGGAGCCGCTCGAGCGTACCGATGAAGTGCATCAGGTCCACCGGCGTGCTGTTCCCGATGTTGTACACGCGCGCGCGCACCCCAGCCCCGGGCGGCGGACGCTCGTATACGCGCAGGACGCCCTCGACGATGTCGTCCACGTACGTGAAGTCGCGCTTCATGTTGCCGTGGTTGAACACCTTGATCGGCCTCCCTTCCAGGATGGCCTTCGTGAAGAGCATCGGTGCCATGTCCGGGCGGCCCCAGGGCCCGTACACGGTGAAGAAGCGCAACCCCGTCGCCGGAATCCCGAACAGGTGGCTGTAGGTGTGGGCCATCAGCTCGTTCGCCTTCTTCGTCGCGGCGTACAGGCTGACCGGGTGATCGACGTTGTCGCCCACCGAGAACGGCACCTTGGTGTTCCCGCCATACACGGAGCTGGAGGAGGCGTAGACGAGGTGCTGCACGGCGTGATGGCGACAGCCCTCCAGCACGTTGAGGAAGCCCGTGATGTTCGCATCCACGTAGGCATGCGGGTTCTCGAGCGAGTACCGCACGCCGGGCTGCGCCGCGAGGTGGATGACTCCGTCGGGCCTTACCTCGGCGAAGAGCCGCTCCGCCGCGGCCCTGTCCGCGAGATCCATCCGCTCGAACCGGAAACCCGGGATCCCAGTCAGCCGCGCGAGGCGCGCTTCCTTCAGGGCCACGTCGTAGTAGGGAACGAGGTTGTCGATCCCGACGACCTGTCTGCCCGCGGCCAGAAGACGCTTCGCGACGAAATGACCGATGAAACCGGCCGCGCCGGTCACGAGAATGCCTGCCATCCCGGATCACCCCACCACGCGTCGGTCGACCGACGCGGCGCTCGTTGCCGGAGCGGTACCGTACAGCTCCAGCGTGGACCGCACGACGAAGTCGATTGCGAACTCACTCTCCGCAAGACGCCGCGATTCGGCACCCAGCTCTCGCCGAAGCTCGGCGCTCGCAACGAGCTTCTCGACCGCGGCGGCGACTGCCCCGCCATCTCGCGGCGGGACCAAGAATCCGTTCACCCCGTCGCGAACGATCTCGCGGCACCCGGGCGTATCGGTCGTCACGATGGGCCGCCCGCAGGCCGCCGCCTCGATGAGCACCTTCGGAACGCCCTCGCGGTAGACGGAGGGCAGAACGAC encodes:
- a CDS encoding MraY family glycosyltransferase, with protein sequence MNMMSWQFGLACLTFVAAVAVTWLVKQVALRRNLLDAPNERSAHVRPTPRLGGMGIMAAFVPAALTLAVVEELGARVIAVVALTALVAIVGLVDDLHPLRARTRFGAQVVLACAVVFGAADGGRVAWSLLPEAARPLAPVLSVLWIVWLTNLYNFMDGIDGLAGGQAVLASAAIAVAAFGMGVPAVGGLAVLMGAAAAGFLVFNFPPASIFMGDVGSTALGFFFASLPLVADGGRLPVEVVGLALALFILDATTTLVRRLARGERFYQAHRSHWYQRPLTCGVHHRAITLTAYAGMLIVGVLATRFDGAKPLAMRVGLVGGAVLVFLALVGVVLGLERRSAAAAPRPEARA
- a CDS encoding NAD-dependent epimerase/dehydratase family protein, which translates into the protein MSRQAAMRLLVTGASGFVGRAVLRNAAERGWCVRAAVRSPSSPRPPHAHEHVVADLGSADWTTAVHGVDAIIHLAARVHVMRDRSGDPLSEFRRVNVLGTERLAQAAAAAGVHRFVLVSTVKVHGEERDEAYRESDAPAPGEPYGHSKLEAERAVDAVATATGLGVVVVRPPLVYGPGVRANFRAMLKAVDRGIPLPLANVRNRRSMIYVENLADALLACAADARAAGRTYLVSDGEDLSTPEMLRTLAGALGRPSRLFPAPPGALWLARRLPRFGAAARRLIGSLTVDLSKIQAELGWRAPVPVSVGLADTARWFLDRGGGE
- a CDS encoding NAD-dependent epimerase encodes the protein MAGILVTGAAGFIGHFVAKRLLAAGRQVVGIDNLVPYYDVALKEARLARLTGIPGFRFERMDLADRAAAERLFAEVRPDGVIHLAAQPGVRYSLENPHAYVDANITGFLNVLEGCRHHAVQHLVYASSSSVYGGNTKVPFSVGDNVDHPVSLYAATKKANELMAHTYSHLFGIPATGLRFFTVYGPWGRPDMAPMLFTKAILEGRPIKVFNHGNMKRDFTYVDDIVEGVLRVYERPPPGAGVRARVYNIGNSTPVDLMHFIGTLERLLGREAEKQMLPMQAGDVPATFADVSDLEHDIDFRPRTSLEDGLRQLVEWYREFYAIR